In one Chitinophaga sancti genomic region, the following are encoded:
- a CDS encoding glycoside hydrolase family 43 protein, translated as MVTQKLFFCIALFATFISTKCLAQQPSIFLADPTIFKDKGKYYLYGTGSPNGFPVYESADLKTWKPARGHADSLALTRGNAYGTEGFWAPQVFQHKGVYYMAYTANEQIAIATAKHPAGPFKQDSIHALRSRGKQIDPFIFFDDNGKVYLYHVKLEHGNRIFVVEMKPDLSDIIPGTEKELIAGTEPWENTAKTDWPVTEGPTVIKIKKTYYLVYSANDFRNKDYAVGYATATSPLGPWVKAKNSPFISRHNMGENGTGHGDIFFDQQHNMYYVLHTHRSADKVSPRATGMVKLKLVNPARLVADSTSFQWLKAG; from the coding sequence ATGGTTACTCAGAAATTATTTTTTTGCATTGCATTATTTGCCACGTTTATTTCCACAAAATGCCTGGCACAACAGCCGTCTATATTCCTGGCTGATCCAACCATTTTTAAGGACAAAGGAAAATACTACCTCTACGGAACGGGCAGTCCGAATGGATTTCCTGTGTATGAGTCAGCGGATCTCAAAACCTGGAAACCCGCAAGAGGGCATGCAGATAGCCTCGCGCTGACCCGTGGCAATGCCTATGGCACAGAAGGCTTCTGGGCGCCCCAGGTATTCCAGCACAAGGGCGTTTATTACATGGCCTATACTGCCAATGAACAGATTGCAATAGCGACTGCTAAGCACCCGGCAGGCCCTTTTAAACAGGATAGCATCCATGCACTCAGGAGCAGGGGAAAGCAGATTGATCCTTTTATATTTTTTGATGACAACGGCAAGGTTTACCTCTATCATGTTAAGTTAGAACATGGTAACCGCATCTTTGTAGTAGAAATGAAACCTGATTTGTCTGATATTATTCCCGGTACAGAAAAGGAACTAATTGCAGGCACTGAGCCATGGGAGAATACGGCAAAAACTGACTGGCCTGTAACAGAAGGGCCGACTGTTATTAAAATCAAAAAGACCTATTACCTGGTTTATTCTGCAAATGATTTTCGTAATAAGGATTATGCAGTAGGATATGCTACGGCCACCTCTCCATTAGGGCCCTGGGTGAAGGCAAAGAATAGCCCGTTTATCAGCAGGCATAATATGGGTGAGAATGGAACCGGGCATGGAGACATTTTCTTTGATCAGCAGCACAATATGTACTATGTGTTACACACGCATCGTTCTGCAGATAAGGTTTCCCCTCGTGCTACGGGAATGGTTAAACTGAAATTGGTAAATCCGGCAAGATTGGTTGCTGATTCAACTTCTTTCCAATGGTTAAAAGCCGGGTAG
- a CDS encoding sigma 54-interacting response regulator — protein sequence MKEQILIVEDQFVEADYLRLLLEQAGYGITGIARSVPQAQEMIQQKRPDFVLLDIFLKGKQTGIDLAILLAADNIPFVYLSANSNEDVLNAAKQTQPYGFLVKPFREKDLLVALEIARYRHAHHVAARYHKETLIRRQLKAIISDSGDWEQKLLKVVRALQAFIPFDLFTTSLEQAFLKCYYRIGFDEYQAIGVHELATITGKPAAVHPLPAKAMYYDEAAIQTFAGFQLKSGFEIPLRIRDGQAFSIGLYSKRPAAYAAEQLELFESIQVTLIQTIEALLQDTAQPATSSAKPPKELNGIIGKSHLLLNVFDQLAQVAPTETAVLILGETGTGKEKIASSIHDLSNRRNRPFIKINCAALSPDLIESALFGHEKGAFTGAHEKRPGIFERADKGTLFLDEVGDMPVELQVKLLRVLQEMEIERVGGRETIKVDVRIIAATNKNLEKEVADGRFRLDLYYRLNVFPVTLPALRERKEDIPALAYHFMNHFADKAGRKLSGISESVLKKMMVYKWPGNIRELEHLMERSVLLTKGSVIEEMPLPTVEKKDWVADVEEAAMKTIAENERDYIIAVLKKCNGRIWGPGAAAEILNLNPSTLKSKMKKLGIKKEYIH from the coding sequence ATGAAAGAACAAATCCTTATAGTAGAAGATCAGTTTGTAGAAGCAGACTATTTAAGATTGCTGCTGGAGCAGGCTGGTTATGGCATCACCGGCATTGCCCGGTCGGTGCCACAGGCACAGGAAATGATCCAACAAAAAAGACCTGATTTTGTATTGCTGGATATTTTCCTGAAAGGGAAGCAAACGGGTATTGATCTCGCTATCTTATTAGCCGCTGACAATATTCCTTTTGTATACCTGTCTGCCAACTCCAACGAAGATGTATTGAATGCGGCCAAACAAACGCAGCCCTATGGTTTCCTGGTCAAGCCTTTCAGGGAAAAGGACCTGCTGGTAGCCCTGGAAATAGCCAGGTACCGGCATGCGCATCATGTAGCGGCCAGGTATCATAAGGAAACGCTTATACGCAGACAGCTGAAGGCAATCATCAGCGATAGCGGTGACTGGGAACAAAAATTATTGAAAGTAGTAAGGGCTTTACAGGCTTTCATCCCTTTTGATCTTTTTACAACCAGCCTTGAGCAGGCGTTTTTAAAATGCTATTATAGAATAGGCTTTGATGAATACCAGGCGATAGGGGTTCATGAATTGGCTACTATCACGGGTAAGCCAGCAGCTGTACATCCACTGCCAGCAAAGGCGATGTACTACGATGAAGCAGCGATCCAGACATTCGCCGGCTTCCAGCTAAAATCAGGGTTTGAAATACCTTTGCGGATCCGCGATGGACAGGCATTTAGTATAGGGCTATATAGTAAGAGACCGGCTGCATATGCTGCTGAGCAACTCGAACTCTTTGAAAGCATCCAGGTAACTTTGATTCAGACCATTGAGGCATTGTTACAGGATACGGCCCAACCGGCTACGTCATCTGCAAAGCCGCCAAAAGAGCTGAATGGCATCATTGGTAAAAGTCACCTGCTTTTAAATGTATTTGATCAGCTGGCACAGGTAGCGCCCACTGAAACGGCAGTACTGATATTAGGTGAAACCGGAACGGGAAAAGAAAAAATTGCCAGTAGTATACACGATTTATCAAACCGGAGAAACAGGCCTTTTATTAAAATAAACTGTGCAGCATTGTCTCCGGACCTGATCGAGTCAGCATTATTCGGTCACGAGAAAGGGGCATTCACCGGGGCGCATGAGAAGAGGCCAGGGATCTTTGAGCGGGCAGACAAAGGTACGCTCTTCCTGGATGAAGTGGGCGACATGCCGGTGGAATTGCAGGTAAAACTACTGCGTGTATTGCAGGAAATGGAAATTGAAAGAGTGGGTGGACGGGAAACGATCAAAGTAGATGTACGTATCATTGCGGCGACCAATAAGAACCTGGAGAAAGAGGTGGCAGACGGGCGATTCAGGCTGGACCTGTATTATCGCCTGAATGTATTCCCGGTTACCCTGCCGGCATTGCGGGAGCGGAAGGAAGATATTCCTGCACTGGCCTATCATTTTATGAATCACTTTGCAGATAAGGCGGGCCGAAAACTCAGTGGTATATCAGAGAGTGTGCTTAAAAAAATGATGGTGTATAAATGGCCGGGGAATATCCGGGAGCTGGAGCACTTGATGGAAAGGAGTGTGTTATTGACGAAGGGATCTGTGATCGAGGAAATGCCTTTGCCTACGGTAGAAAAAAAGGACTGGGTAGCGGATGTGGAAGAGGCGGCTATGAAAACGATTGCTGAGAATGAGCGGGATTATATCATAGCAGTATTGAAGAAGTGTAATGGAAGGATCTGGGGGCCGGGTGCTGCGGCAGAAATCCTGAACCTGAACCCTTCTACACTGAAATCGAAGATGAAGAAATTAGGGATAAAAAAAGAGTATATACATTAA
- a CDS encoding TraB/GumN family protein has product MKGLKYSQTIVICIVFLLAGLNAAIAQQRKGLLWEISGNGLKQPAYLFGTVHVYDTTLYALPQLPAGLVDKIDKVYFEMDYSKIDQAELMASILIKDSAQYLNKLLDTGAIASLKKLSASSPMLKMMGNQIYAVKPFILMSWISAGGTKAATVDFELFKMMVAQQKPVGGLETVKEQMAAVDAVPLSKQADMLAKALDGRFSLEQQVSRVTEVYTRQELDNLMTVLNDNIPVDASFDDAIRLNRNVTMADKIAAILRTEHPLIAVGAGHFGNNDGLIALLEKKGYSLKSVPVLIRKVRE; this is encoded by the coding sequence ATGAAAGGACTGAAGTATTCCCAAACCATTGTAATCTGTATTGTGTTCTTATTAGCTGGCCTGAATGCGGCTATTGCCCAACAAAGGAAAGGCCTGTTGTGGGAGATCTCAGGTAATGGCCTGAAACAACCTGCTTATTTATTTGGTACAGTACACGTGTATGATACGACCCTGTATGCCTTGCCTCAGTTGCCGGCCGGCCTGGTGGATAAAATTGATAAGGTATATTTTGAAATGGATTATTCAAAGATAGACCAGGCGGAATTGATGGCGAGTATCCTTATAAAAGATAGTGCACAGTATTTGAATAAACTATTAGATACCGGAGCGATAGCAAGTCTTAAAAAGCTATCGGCATCGTCTCCTATGTTGAAAATGATGGGTAACCAGATTTATGCGGTTAAGCCATTCATCCTGATGTCATGGATTTCGGCGGGTGGGACGAAGGCAGCTACGGTGGATTTTGAATTGTTTAAGATGATGGTTGCGCAGCAAAAGCCCGTTGGCGGATTGGAAACGGTCAAAGAGCAGATGGCGGCGGTAGATGCGGTGCCACTGTCTAAGCAGGCGGATATGCTGGCGAAAGCGCTTGATGGAAGATTTTCGCTGGAGCAGCAGGTAAGCCGGGTGACGGAGGTGTATACAAGGCAGGAACTGGATAACCTGATGACAGTATTGAATGATAATATACCAGTGGATGCAAGTTTTGATGATGCGATACGCTTAAACAGGAATGTGACGATGGCTGATAAGATAGCGGCAATTCTTCGTACTGAGCATCCATTGATAGCTGTTGGGGCGGGGCATTTTGGTAATAATGATGGATTGATTGCTTTGTTAGAGAAAAAGGGGTATAGCCTGAAGAGTGTTCCGGTGCTTATCAGGAAGGTGAGGGAGTAG
- a CDS encoding NAD(P)H-dependent oxidoreductase: protein MNILIINGSLRGTSGNSAALAKHAAAILGKQATILTLSDPLPGIREMYQLLASSAGFLVISGVYWNNWSSPLQRFIEVVSAFENTPAFFGKPVACAVSMDSVGGIEVAARLHGVFGGLGCWTPPCSTLVISRTGQEAIAASAGKENDPNEDVWRLDDLSVVLHNLQTAAAMPQPAWKAWPHRELQIADGPWPGSGALDLESPKFL from the coding sequence ATGAATATATTAATCATCAACGGCTCTCTTCGTGGTACTTCCGGCAACTCTGCCGCTCTTGCAAAACATGCTGCCGCTATCCTCGGTAAGCAGGCCACCATCCTCACTTTATCAGACCCGCTGCCAGGTATCCGTGAAATGTACCAGTTGCTGGCATCCAGTGCAGGATTCCTGGTGATTAGTGGTGTTTACTGGAACAACTGGAGCTCACCGCTGCAACGCTTTATTGAAGTCGTATCAGCTTTTGAAAATACACCCGCTTTTTTCGGCAAACCAGTAGCCTGTGCCGTATCTATGGACTCTGTAGGAGGCATTGAAGTAGCTGCCCGATTACATGGGGTATTTGGTGGATTAGGATGCTGGACACCACCTTGCTCTACCCTGGTCATATCCCGAACAGGGCAAGAGGCGATTGCTGCCAGTGCCGGTAAAGAAAATGACCCGAATGAAGATGTATGGCGGCTGGATGATCTTTCCGTAGTATTACACAACCTGCAGACGGCGGCTGCTATGCCACAACCCGCCTGGAAAGCCTGGCCGCACAGAGAATTGCAGATTGCAGACGGTCCATGGCCGGGAAGTGGTGCACTGGATTTGGAATCACCGAAGTTCTTGTAG
- a CDS encoding RNA polymerase sigma factor, with translation MVKTEFLQLTMPHQGIIFKVVNIYADHKEDKDDLLQEIWLQLWLAYPRFKAASKISTWMYQVALNTALTYTRNSATRSKHLQHLAAAPAPVADDDDKVKHEQERLLWEMIRSLPNAEKALILLYIEGIGYREIAEITGESESNVGVKLNRIKQKMKSNLNTNTKKQ, from the coding sequence ATGGTCAAAACTGAATTTCTACAATTGACTATGCCGCACCAGGGGATCATATTTAAGGTAGTGAATATCTATGCTGATCATAAGGAGGATAAGGATGATTTGTTGCAGGAAATATGGTTGCAGTTATGGTTAGCCTACCCCCGGTTTAAAGCGGCGAGTAAAATTTCAACCTGGATGTACCAGGTAGCTTTGAATACAGCACTTACGTATACACGTAATTCTGCAACGAGAAGTAAACACCTGCAGCATTTAGCAGCGGCACCGGCGCCAGTGGCAGATGACGATGATAAAGTGAAGCATGAGCAGGAGCGGCTGCTCTGGGAAATGATCCGATCGCTTCCGAATGCAGAAAAGGCACTCATCCTTTTGTACATTGAAGGGATTGGGTACCGGGAAATCGCGGAGATCACGGGAGAATCGGAGAGTAATGTAGGGGTGAAGCTAAACCGGATCAAACAGAAAATGAAGAGTAATTTGAATACTAACACTAAAAAACAATAG
- a CDS encoding alpha/beta hydrolase: MENSRSKTVVFITGAFVHHSCWDEWQTFFKDKGYRTIAPPWPHKNAAAETLRNSHPNKDIASNRLSALIDHYDQIVREQAEKPILIGHSIGGLIVQLLLQRGLGVAGVAIHPVPPQGIMTFKFSFLKAGWGPLGFFTSTRQSFLMSFNQWKYAFTNGMDYEAQKEAYYKFAIPESKLIVRDTITAAAKVVFENPHAPLLITSGSTDHTIPASLNESNYRKYRNSNSVTAYKEFQGRNHFVLGQPTWKEDAAYILDWINKLP, encoded by the coding sequence ATGGAAAATAGTCGTTCTAAAACAGTTGTGTTTATCACTGGCGCGTTTGTTCATCATAGTTGCTGGGATGAATGGCAAACCTTTTTTAAAGATAAAGGTTACCGCACAATTGCACCGCCCTGGCCACATAAAAATGCTGCTGCCGAGACACTGCGCAATAGTCATCCTAACAAAGATATTGCATCTAACCGGCTTTCTGCACTAATTGATCATTATGACCAGATTGTGCGGGAGCAGGCAGAGAAACCGATATTGATTGGTCATTCTATCGGGGGGCTGATTGTACAGTTGCTTTTACAGCGGGGATTGGGTGTGGCTGGCGTTGCTATACATCCAGTGCCACCACAGGGGATTATGACATTCAAATTTTCCTTCCTGAAAGCGGGCTGGGGGCCGCTGGGCTTTTTTACTTCTACCCGACAGAGTTTCCTCATGTCTTTTAATCAATGGAAGTATGCGTTCACCAATGGGATGGATTACGAGGCGCAGAAAGAGGCGTATTACAAATTTGCGATCCCGGAATCGAAGTTGATCGTGAGGGATACGATTACCGCAGCGGCTAAAGTGGTTTTCGAAAACCCGCATGCGCCCTTGCTGATCACCTCGGGTAGTACGGACCATACGATACCCGCCTCCTTAAATGAATCGAACTACAGGAAATACCGGAACAGTAATTCTGTCACTGCTTACAAGGAATTCCAGGGCAGAAATCACTTCGTGTTAGGGCAGCCTACCTGGAAAGAGGATGCCGCGTACATCCTGGATTGGATTAATAAACTACCATAA
- a CDS encoding Gfo/Idh/MocA family protein — MNSRRVFLQNVAMASMAIPFTNFKLYEEKTLRVAICGLGSYGTRVAEAIQSCSRVKLTGVISGTPSKIKKWQEKYNIPDKNCYSYENLDKIKDNPDIDAVYVITPNALHHVQVIRVAKAGKHAICEKPMAVNAKEGQEMVDACKQANVKLLVGYRMHFEPNTLEVIRMRNKGDFGKVLFFQGLCGFKIGDPSQWRLNKQLAGGGSLMDIGIYAINGARYMTGEDPIWVTAQESKTDHVKFKEGVDETIQFQFSFPSGATASCLSTYAMNNLDRFFLNGEKGFAEMQPSTNYGPIKGRTNKGELDKPHTIHQAVQMDEMAAIIFDNKQAVVPVNGEEAVKDLKIIDAIYEAVRTGNKVSLKL; from the coding sequence ATGAATTCCCGTCGTGTATTCCTGCAAAACGTAGCCATGGCTTCTATGGCCATCCCGTTCACCAATTTCAAGCTGTACGAAGAGAAAACCCTTCGCGTTGCCATCTGTGGCCTAGGTAGCTACGGTACCCGTGTAGCCGAAGCCATCCAGTCCTGTTCCCGCGTCAAGCTGACCGGTGTGATTAGTGGCACGCCTTCTAAAATTAAGAAGTGGCAGGAGAAATATAATATCCCCGATAAGAACTGCTATAGTTACGAGAACCTCGACAAGATCAAAGACAATCCCGATATAGATGCTGTGTACGTCATTACGCCGAATGCCCTGCACCATGTCCAGGTGATCCGGGTAGCCAAAGCAGGGAAACATGCTATTTGTGAAAAGCCGATGGCTGTTAATGCGAAGGAAGGGCAGGAAATGGTAGATGCCTGTAAGCAGGCGAATGTAAAGCTGTTAGTGGGGTATCGCATGCATTTTGAACCAAATACCCTGGAGGTGATCCGGATGCGGAATAAAGGAGATTTTGGAAAGGTGCTTTTCTTCCAGGGATTGTGTGGGTTTAAAATAGGTGATCCTTCCCAGTGGCGGCTTAATAAGCAGTTAGCCGGCGGCGGATCGCTGATGGATATAGGCATCTATGCCATCAATGGTGCCAGGTATATGACAGGAGAAGACCCTATATGGGTGACTGCGCAGGAGAGCAAAACGGATCATGTGAAGTTTAAGGAAGGGGTAGATGAAACTATCCAATTTCAGTTTAGTTTCCCCAGTGGAGCGACTGCTTCCTGTTTGTCAACTTATGCAATGAATAACCTGGATCGGTTCTTTTTGAATGGTGAGAAGGGCTTTGCCGAGATGCAGCCTTCTACAAATTATGGTCCTATTAAGGGGCGTACTAATAAGGGAGAACTCGATAAGCCACATACGATTCATCAGGCGGTACAGATGGATGAAATGGCGGCTATTATTTTTGATAATAAGCAAGCGGTGGTGCCTGTGAATGGCGAAGAGGCGGTAAAGGATCTGAAGATTATTGATGCGATTTATGAGGCAGTGCGGACGGGGAATAAAGTGAGTTTGAAGTTATGA
- a CDS encoding sensor histidine kinase, with translation MRRYFLYTFFLLTTLVPAYAQVKDSTRIIALHQLGKSYLAQNFSPIKQLLVDTAIEIFDHAIRLSDTLQLEDLKNKSMVLKGIAYCAGGKEVEGEKILQEAADIYHRKGDLDMEADTWLKLAKNINRQQELFFAKAISLYQQTHNMEKEAAARLHHADYLYRANRYSQSEKELLRTLDLLHQAGSRQLANVYYFLSLNNRYLGSYEKALSYATKCVDNAVDNHDTLRMEVYSGELALVYDEMDRAEESCQWYRKTLATRIAHQGDPVVIFRTAGLLIRQLVKLQKSRAALALMDSLIAKIPAKSRYEKGIAAQNYAYCFDGLKRYPEAEQNFLAAIAWFKGIDAGAELISIVNMDAGRFYLQHGQFARAHRYLDTALEYRFDDRLVDQKELYHMLFTADSAIGNYAAAIKNLEQFQFLNDSIYTERKSKQIEELTIQYETGKKEQSIHLLEKEKRIQQAVLTKEQNTKRWIIGVSLLLIVIIGLLVNRARLKQRAQLLIEKKNISLQHLVEEKEWLVREIHHRVKNNFHIVMGLLHTQAAYLQGKEAIEAITESRQRIQAMSLVHQKLYQSDNLSAINMADYIHELIDYLKDSFHTSTRIQYKLDIEAVQLDVSHCVPLGLILNEAVTNAIKHAFPTVITIVLKRTYHEHIVLSIKDNGIGLPPGFEHREQASMGMKLMRGLGDDLEACLMINSDEGTEILIDFICEKP, from the coding sequence ATGCGCAGGTATTTTTTATATACTTTCTTTTTGTTGACAACACTTGTACCAGCCTACGCCCAGGTAAAGGATAGCACCCGGATTATCGCCCTGCATCAATTAGGTAAAAGTTACCTGGCTCAAAATTTTAGCCCTATAAAGCAACTGCTGGTTGATACCGCCATTGAGATCTTTGACCATGCCATCCGCCTGAGTGATACCCTGCAGCTGGAAGATTTAAAGAACAAAAGCATGGTTCTGAAAGGAATCGCCTACTGTGCAGGGGGAAAAGAGGTGGAGGGCGAAAAGATCCTGCAGGAAGCAGCAGATATTTATCACCGCAAAGGCGACCTGGATATGGAAGCAGATACCTGGCTGAAACTAGCCAAAAACATAAACCGGCAGCAGGAGCTCTTTTTTGCAAAGGCAATTTCATTATACCAGCAGACACATAATATGGAGAAGGAGGCGGCAGCCCGCCTGCATCACGCTGACTATTTATACCGCGCAAACCGGTATAGTCAATCTGAGAAAGAACTATTGCGAACATTGGATTTGCTGCACCAGGCAGGCAGCCGGCAACTGGCGAATGTGTATTATTTCCTGTCACTGAACAACCGCTACCTGGGCAGTTATGAGAAAGCGCTTTCCTATGCAACGAAGTGCGTGGACAATGCGGTTGACAATCATGATACACTGAGAATGGAGGTATATTCCGGAGAGCTGGCCCTGGTATATGATGAAATGGATCGCGCAGAAGAGAGCTGTCAATGGTATCGAAAAACACTGGCTACAAGGATCGCACACCAGGGAGACCCGGTGGTAATTTTCAGAACAGCAGGCCTGCTGATCCGCCAATTGGTAAAACTACAAAAAAGCAGGGCTGCGCTGGCGCTGATGGATAGCCTGATTGCGAAAATACCGGCTAAGTCAAGGTATGAAAAAGGAATTGCAGCACAGAATTATGCCTATTGCTTTGATGGCCTGAAACGGTACCCGGAGGCAGAACAAAATTTCCTGGCTGCCATTGCCTGGTTCAAAGGGATTGATGCCGGCGCTGAACTGATCTCTATCGTGAATATGGATGCCGGTCGCTTTTACCTGCAACATGGCCAGTTTGCAAGAGCGCACCGCTACCTGGATACTGCCCTGGAATATAGGTTTGATGACCGTCTTGTAGATCAGAAGGAATTGTATCATATGCTGTTTACTGCAGATTCTGCCATCGGGAATTATGCTGCTGCGATTAAGAACCTGGAGCAATTCCAGTTCCTGAATGATTCAATTTATACCGAGCGAAAGAGCAAGCAGATTGAGGAACTGACTATACAATATGAAACCGGTAAAAAAGAACAGAGTATCCACTTACTCGAAAAGGAGAAACGGATTCAGCAGGCTGTATTAACGAAAGAACAAAATACAAAACGTTGGATCATTGGCGTGAGTTTGCTCTTGATTGTAATTATTGGCTTGCTGGTGAATAGGGCACGCCTAAAACAAAGAGCGCAATTACTCATTGAGAAAAAGAATATTTCGCTACAGCATCTCGTGGAAGAGAAAGAATGGCTGGTAAGAGAGATCCATCACAGGGTGAAAAACAATTTCCATATTGTAATGGGATTGTTACATACACAGGCTGCATACCTGCAGGGAAAGGAAGCGATAGAAGCGATAACGGAAAGCAGGCAAAGGATCCAGGCTATGTCGCTGGTACACCAGAAATTATACCAGTCGGACAATTTATCGGCCATTAACATGGCTGATTATATTCATGAACTGATCGATTACCTGAAGGATAGTTTTCATACCAGTACCCGGATTCAATATAAACTGGATATTGAGGCGGTGCAGCTGGATGTATCGCATTGTGTGCCCCTGGGCCTGATATTGAATGAAGCAGTTACGAATGCGATAAAACATGCATTTCCTACGGTAATCACGATTGTATTAAAAAGGACTTATCACGAACATATCGTACTTTCTATAAAAGACAATGGCATTGGCCTTCCGCCAGGATTTGAACATAGGGAGCAGGCTTCTATGGGTATGAAACTGATGCGGGGACTGGGAGATGACCTGGAAGCCTGCCTGATGATCAACAGTGATGAGGGTACCGAAATACTCATTGATTTTATTTGCGAAAAACCATGA
- a CDS encoding alpha/beta fold hydrolase, whose translation MMRTLIIAIGLLFAGFSSKATSPANPPANFKHAYAKVNGIDIHYVIGGTGEPLVLLHGFGQNWYMWNRLLPELSKHFTVIAPDLPGLGESGKPESGYDKKTLAIYIHGVVQKLGYQQINLAGHDIGLMVAYAYAAQFSNEVKKLALMDALLPGVEPVWSQVKGAAWWFGFFSFPASGELVAGKERLFLTNFWPVVGHVKDPFTPEEINEFVRAYEVKGGTTGAFHWFGAFEQDAKDNLEFMKTKLKMPLLAMGGEYFGAAFLVDHCKLVAEDVRGSNIKGAGHWVVQENTAQVQQDLLDFFLSK comes from the coding sequence ATGATGAGAACACTAATTATTGCAATCGGACTTTTATTCGCGGGTTTTAGTAGTAAGGCTACTTCCCCCGCTAATCCCCCGGCAAATTTTAAGCATGCTTATGCGAAGGTGAACGGGATTGATATTCACTACGTGATTGGTGGAACCGGGGAGCCGCTGGTATTACTCCATGGTTTTGGGCAAAACTGGTATATGTGGAATCGTTTGTTGCCCGAATTATCAAAGCATTTTACGGTCATCGCCCCTGATTTGCCCGGTCTGGGAGAATCCGGAAAACCGGAGAGTGGGTATGATAAGAAAACCCTGGCCATTTATATACATGGGGTGGTACAGAAGTTGGGCTACCAGCAAATTAACCTGGCAGGCCATGATATTGGGTTAATGGTTGCGTATGCTTATGCGGCGCAGTTTTCAAACGAGGTAAAGAAACTGGCGCTGATGGATGCCCTGTTGCCGGGTGTGGAGCCGGTATGGAGCCAGGTGAAGGGGGCGGCCTGGTGGTTTGGGTTCTTTTCATTCCCTGCATCAGGAGAATTGGTAGCTGGTAAAGAGCGGCTGTTCCTGACCAATTTCTGGCCGGTGGTAGGGCATGTAAAAGACCCGTTTACGCCTGAAGAAATAAATGAATTTGTGAGGGCTTATGAAGTAAAGGGTGGTACGACGGGCGCTTTCCATTGGTTTGGGGCATTTGAGCAGGATGCGAAGGATAACCTGGAATTTATGAAAACGAAGTTAAAAATGCCTTTGCTGGCGATGGGCGGAGAATATTTTGGTGCCGCGTTCCTGGTAGATCATTGCAAGCTGGTGGCGGAAGATGTAAGGGGGTCTAATATCAAAGGGGCTGGCCATTGGGTGGTGCAGGAGAATACGGCGCAGGTGCAGCAGGATTTGCTGGATTTCTTTCTCAGTAAATAA